The following proteins come from a genomic window of Pseudochaenichthys georgianus chromosome 17, fPseGeo1.2, whole genome shotgun sequence:
- the c17h14orf119 gene encoding uncharacterized protein C14orf119 homolog, giving the protein MSWFNHVSQGSNQQQQPTDRLSATDMLCSTLHSRQKEGSPTMAQHWTGFSTPSPEDFPSAPRGVVSPLSLENLLCASHSAGRMRELEPISYVSLQEQRCVLSWFQGWTPPQRERFMQDLLGKAVPGKVCTLLDSLSTLQVMDRLPNIFECQLRLWSQWFESWGEEERNHFLHILEERDPVFVAHFYRSVAGTAGRD; this is encoded by the exons ATGTCGTGGTTCAATCACGTCAGTCAAGGCTCAAATCAGCAACAGCAGCCCACTGACAGACTCTCAGCCACAGACATGTTGTGCAGCACCCTTCACTCAAGGCAGAAAGAGGGATCACCGACCATGGCACAACACTGGACCGGCTTTTCCACTCCCAGCCCGGAGGACTTTCCATCAGCTCCACGGGGAGTAGTCAGCCCTCTCAGCCTTGAGAACCTGCTCTGCGCCTCTCACAGCGCAGGTAGGATGAGAGAGCTGGAGCCCATCTCCTATGTGAGCCTCCAGGAGCAGCGGTGTGTCCTGAGTTGGTTCCAGGGCTGGACCCCTCCTCAGAGGGAGCGCTTCATGCAGGACCTCCTGGGGAAAGCTGTACCCGGGAAAGTGTGCACCCTCCTAGATTCACTCAGCACTCTTCAG GTTATGGACAGACTACCAAACATCTTTGAGTGCCAGCTGCGCCTGTGGTCCCAGTGGTTCGAGTCTTGGGGAGAAGAGGAAAGGAATCATTTCCTGCACATTCTGGAAGAGCGGGACCCAGTTTTTGTTGCCCACTTTTACAGGAGCGTAGCCGGTACAGCAGGAAGAGATTGA